The following are encoded in a window of Qipengyuania soli genomic DNA:
- the dsrE2 gene encoding sulfur carrier protein DsrE2: MMAEGGIDLNNTKKMTIICTKGTLDWAYPPFILGTTAAAMDVEVTMFFTFYGLGLLNKKLDLKVSPLGNPAMEMPMMGMHMGMPNMVGMLPGVTSGATAMMKNMIKKKGVASIEELREAAVLSDVRMIACQMTLDLFEMKKEDMIDDIEIGGAATWMESALQSDINLYM; this comes from the coding sequence ATGATGGCCGAAGGTGGTATCGACCTCAACAACACCAAGAAGATGACGATCATCTGCACGAAGGGCACGCTCGACTGGGCCTATCCTCCGTTCATCCTCGGCACGACGGCTGCGGCAATGGACGTCGAGGTGACGATGTTCTTCACCTTCTATGGTCTCGGCCTGCTCAACAAGAAGCTCGACCTCAAGGTCTCGCCGCTGGGCAACCCAGCCATGGAAATGCCGATGATGGGCATGCACATGGGGATGCCCAACATGGTCGGCATGCTGCCGGGCGTTACCAGCGGCGCCACCGCCATGATGAAGAACATGATCAAGAAGAAGGGTGTCGCCTCGATCGAGGAACTGCGCGAGGCCGCCGTCCTGTCCGACGTTCGCATGATCGCTTGCCAGATGACCCTCGACCTCTTCGAAATGAAGAAGGAAGATATGATCGATGATATCGAGATCGGCGGCGCGGCGACCTGGATGGAATCCGCGCTCCAGTCCGACATCAATCTGTACATGTAA
- a CDS encoding FAD-dependent oxidoreductase, which translates to MVTRVAESPAVTVHLNATVSDFSGEPGAFTAKLSTGESVDCAAAMLCTGFTHFDSINKPEWGFGTFPDVVTTTQVEQMISSGKGIRRPSNGEPPKRVAILLCVGSRDRQIGREWCSKICCTVSAKMGMEIREELPDCHVYIYYMDIRTFGLYEEIYWRSQEEHKVKYIKARIAEVTSDGDKVIVKGEDTLVKRPITIPFDMVVHAIGMDPNVDNMLISSIFGVELHHWGYIKRQNNYGIVGATNRPGVFVAGAATGPETIDDSIAQGTAAAMSLLTSLAPQMEAAE; encoded by the coding sequence ATGGTCACCCGCGTGGCCGAGAGCCCGGCAGTGACGGTCCACCTCAACGCGACTGTCAGCGACTTCTCGGGCGAACCGGGCGCCTTCACCGCAAAGCTTTCAACAGGGGAAAGCGTGGACTGCGCCGCGGCCATGCTGTGCACCGGCTTCACCCACTTCGACAGCATCAACAAGCCCGAATGGGGCTTCGGCACCTTCCCCGACGTGGTCACCACCACGCAGGTCGAACAGATGATCTCCTCAGGCAAGGGCATCCGCCGCCCCAGCAATGGCGAGCCGCCCAAGCGCGTGGCGATCCTGCTCTGCGTCGGCAGCCGCGACCGCCAGATCGGGCGCGAATGGTGCTCCAAGATCTGCTGCACCGTCTCGGCCAAGATGGGCATGGAAATCCGCGAGGAACTGCCCGACTGCCACGTCTACATCTACTACATGGATATCCGGACCTTCGGACTCTACGAGGAAATCTACTGGCGCAGCCAGGAAGAGCACAAGGTCAAGTACATCAAGGCGCGCATCGCCGAGGTCACCAGCGATGGCGACAAGGTCATCGTCAAGGGCGAGGACACTCTGGTCAAACGCCCGATCACCATCCCCTTCGACATGGTCGTCCACGCCATCGGCATGGATCCCAATGTCGACAACATGCTGATTTCCAGCATTTTCGGGGTCGAACTGCATCACTGGGGCTACATCAAGCGGCAGAACAACTACGGGATCGTGGGCGCTACCAATCGCCCGGGCGTGTTCGTCGCGGGTGCGGCCACCGGGCCGGAGACGATCGACGATTCCATCGCGCAGGGCACGGCTGCCGCAATGTCGCTGCTGACCTCGCTCGCCCCCCAGATGGAGGCTGCTGAATAG
- a CDS encoding 4Fe-4S dicluster domain-containing protein, translated as MGAIDTSTRVEKYIGDPVEGTQEVPRAKLEKIFNDIQSDLRFDHELNGCLNCGICTATCPAAHYYDFSPREIVQLLWTENLEGIYDAMQEKIWSCAQCYTCAARCPFGNSPGGLVMLMREAAIKHGMESAKSVLRPFSRVMLKLISTGNQLSPDMINPDHFGDWGPNISKIDAPLQVLRRAIPMPTLNTIKTAWETNLKTSVELYTIWEESGVLDQLETIDENLFDVIEDIMDEKRDEWDEFLEDMEDDDDDDD; from the coding sequence ATGGGCGCGATAGACACCTCCACCCGTGTCGAGAAATACATCGGCGACCCCGTAGAGGGAACGCAGGAAGTTCCCCGCGCCAAGCTCGAGAAGATCTTCAACGACATCCAGTCGGACCTGCGCTTCGACCACGAGCTCAACGGCTGCCTCAATTGCGGCATCTGCACCGCAACCTGCCCCGCCGCGCACTATTACGACTTCAGCCCGCGCGAGATCGTCCAGCTGCTGTGGACCGAGAATCTCGAGGGGATCTACGACGCGATGCAGGAGAAGATCTGGTCGTGCGCCCAGTGCTACACCTGTGCGGCGCGCTGCCCCTTCGGCAATTCGCCCGGAGGCCTGGTGATGCTGATGCGCGAGGCGGCGATCAAGCACGGCATGGAAAGCGCCAAGAGCGTGCTGCGTCCCTTCAGCCGCGTCATGCTCAAGCTGATCTCGACCGGCAACCAGCTGTCGCCCGACATGATCAACCCCGACCATTTCGGTGACTGGGGTCCGAACATCTCGAAGATCGATGCGCCGCTGCAGGTGCTGCGCCGGGCCATCCCTATGCCCACGCTCAACACCATCAAGACTGCGTGGGAGACCAATCTCAAGACCTCGGTCGAACTCTACACGATCTGGGAGGAGAGCGGCGTTCTCGACCAGCTGGAGACCATCGACGAGAACCTTTTCGACGTGATCGAGGACATCATGGACGAGAAGCGGGACGAGTGGGACGAGTTCCTCGAGGACATGGAAGACGACGATGACGACGATGATTGA
- a CDS encoding CoB--CoM heterodisulfide reductase iron-sulfur subunit B family protein, with product MQDNRKERYKTVAYYPGCALEGTGQPYDISTRAVGKKLGLKLEEVKDWNCCGAMEVKNIDLEVQTYLSSRVMSQAVHKNKAEVVMAPCNGCYHNLKKAEYDLSHKEKSKATVEKISAKAGHEAYHPGEIETIHALDWIKFGYGEEELKAKIKGGLKGLKVANYYGCMYTRPRHIFPEKGHGGDSESFKDPHYMDDLLAIAGAENVEFPLKTACCGGAHTLSDSDMSTKLVLNILEAAEAAGAEVIATECPTCHSGLEMHQIRALKKLSKDTKVKVVYFTQLLGLAMGLSPRKVGLHANVSQSIPLLKAKGIA from the coding sequence ATGCAGGACAACCGCAAGGAACGGTACAAGACGGTCGCTTACTACCCCGGCTGCGCGCTGGAGGGTACCGGCCAGCCCTATGACATCTCGACCCGCGCGGTCGGCAAGAAGCTCGGCCTCAAGCTCGAGGAAGTGAAGGACTGGAACTGCTGCGGCGCGATGGAGGTCAAGAACATCGACCTCGAGGTGCAGACCTATCTTTCCTCGCGGGTGATGAGTCAGGCGGTGCACAAGAACAAGGCCGAGGTCGTGATGGCGCCGTGCAACGGTTGCTACCACAACCTCAAGAAGGCCGAATACGACCTCAGCCACAAGGAAAAGTCCAAAGCCACGGTCGAGAAGATCAGCGCCAAGGCCGGGCATGAAGCCTATCATCCGGGCGAGATCGAGACGATCCATGCGCTCGACTGGATCAAGTTCGGCTATGGCGAGGAAGAGCTCAAGGCCAAGATCAAGGGTGGCCTCAAGGGGCTGAAGGTCGCGAACTACTACGGCTGCATGTACACGCGTCCGCGCCACATTTTCCCCGAGAAGGGCCACGGCGGCGACAGCGAGAGCTTCAAGGACCCGCACTACATGGACGACCTGCTCGCCATCGCGGGGGCGGAGAATGTCGAATTCCCGCTGAAAACAGCCTGCTGCGGCGGGGCGCACACGCTGTCGGACAGCGACATGTCGACCAAGCTGGTGCTCAACATCCTTGAGGCGGCGGAAGCTGCGGGGGCGGAGGTTATCGCCACCGAATGCCCGACCTGCCATTCGGGCCTCGAAATGCACCAGATCCGCGCACTCAAGAAGCTGTCGAAGGATACCAAGGTCAAGGTCGTCTACTTCACCCAACTGCTCGGCCTCGCCATGGGCCTGTCTCCGCGCAAGGTCGGGCTCCACGCCAATGTCTCGCAGTCGATCCCGCTGCTGAAGGCAAAGGGGATCGCCTGA
- a CDS encoding heterodisulfide reductase-related iron-sulfur binding cluster produces the protein MRKDIAARQVFDVSNVRATIHPACHVYKMIPQDVIYDDEVLDGNRVAVSTGIIQDLGAQVIDYSTWYDCCGFGFRHIISEREFTRSFAIDRKIKVAVDEAHSDVMIGHDTGCITTLDKNQWIAKADERNAGKDYSLPVIADIQFAALACGAHPYKIVQSHWHASPMERLFEKMGIDWQAREAEFKEYLEQVKAGKQDNLYDPRRRITGGPGYIPPEKRKAIEARP, from the coding sequence ATGCGCAAGGACATCGCCGCGCGGCAGGTGTTCGATGTCTCGAACGTGCGCGCCACGATCCACCCGGCGTGCCACGTCTACAAGATGATCCCGCAGGACGTGATCTACGACGACGAGGTGCTCGACGGGAACCGCGTCGCGGTCTCGACCGGCATCATCCAGGACCTCGGCGCACAGGTGATCGACTATTCGACCTGGTACGACTGCTGCGGCTTCGGCTTCCGCCACATCATTTCCGAGCGCGAGTTCACCCGCAGCTTTGCCATCGACCGCAAGATCAAGGTCGCGGTCGACGAGGCGCATTCGGACGTGATGATCGGCCATGACACCGGCTGCATCACCACGCTCGACAAGAACCAGTGGATCGCCAAGGCGGACGAGCGCAACGCGGGCAAGGACTACTCGCTGCCGGTGATCGCCGACATCCAGTTCGCCGCGCTCGCCTGCGGTGCGCACCCCTACAAGATCGTCCAGTCGCACTGGCACGCTTCGCCGATGGAGCGCCTGTTTGAGAAGATGGGCATCGACTGGCAGGCGCGCGAGGCCGAGTTCAAGGAATACCTGGAGCAGGTGAAAGCGGGCAAGCAGGACAACCTCTACGACCCGCGCCGCCGCATCACCGGCGGCCCCGGCTACATCCCGCCCGAGAAACGCAAAGCAATCGAGGCACGTCCGTAA
- a CDS encoding DsrE/DsrF/DrsH-like family protein: protein MADKLVIIMANTDPANGEELGAPIFQATVAAAMEYEVEVICTATSGKLMKKGVAEKLVVKPGSPKTVYDFIKDAHDAGVKFMCCSPNLDLFDMTKDDLIPECSDIVGGAYLIEQIMEEDDTKVLTY, encoded by the coding sequence ATGGCCGACAAGCTCGTCATCATCATGGCGAACACCGATCCCGCCAACGGCGAGGAACTGGGTGCCCCCATCTTCCAGGCCACCGTGGCCGCGGCCATGGAATACGAGGTCGAGGTCATCTGCACCGCCACCTCGGGCAAGCTGATGAAGAAGGGCGTCGCCGAAAAGCTGGTCGTGAAGCCCGGTTCGCCGAAGACGGTCTACGACTTCATCAAGGATGCGCACGACGCGGGGGTGAAGTTCATGTGCTGCTCCCCCAACCTCGACCTGTTCGACATGACCAAGGACGATCTTATCCCCGAGTGCTCCGACATCGTCGGGGGCGCCTACCTGATCGAACAGATCATGGAGGAAGACGACACCAAGGTGCTGACCTACTGA
- a CDS encoding radical SAM protein, producing the protein MSCLKNESERTSITGTGGADFNAAVAMQPRVPDFIAPEFRNGGRVKSSAVPPTGVYRPNNNIQTPNMTSPEYVQISTAAAMTLGLMPGSMHGCSCTRCLNLLLTYPEGCRANCAYCGLARHREADRDYADRNFIRVDWPAVPMAQIAEIVGRDGAKSPFHRMCISMITHPKSDEDTFAVLKTWTDHVSPDDIPVSILSNPTTMQRADVKKLHEMGSDIFTVALDAATPEIFDRVRGKGVQSPHNWAKYWEILEDARDIFGPKKFGAHIIVGMGETESEILHLVQKLVDMGGHSHMFCFFPEKGSLMDHLPATPRDQWRRVQLARYMIDYCGVRVEQMKFDEHGRVVDFGLPSAEVDMIIDTGIAFRTSGCPGKFAEDISACDRPYGDSPVSDIASYPFQPEGAHMKKIRTQLGRVRPGEEYEPGEEFEEL; encoded by the coding sequence ATGAGTTGCCTGAAGAACGAAAGCGAGCGCACTTCGATTACGGGCACGGGCGGCGCGGACTTCAATGCCGCGGTCGCCATGCAGCCGCGCGTCCCCGATTTCATCGCGCCCGAATTCCGCAACGGCGGCCGGGTCAAGAGCAGCGCGGTCCCGCCGACCGGCGTCTATCGCCCGAACAACAATATCCAGACGCCCAACATGACCTCGCCCGAATATGTGCAGATCAGCACGGCGGCGGCGATGACGCTGGGGCTGATGCCCGGCTCGATGCACGGCTGTTCGTGCACCCGCTGCCTCAACCTGCTGCTGACCTATCCCGAGGGGTGCCGCGCCAATTGCGCCTATTGCGGCCTTGCCCGCCACCGCGAGGCCGACCGCGACTATGCCGACCGCAACTTCATCCGCGTCGACTGGCCTGCGGTGCCGATGGCGCAGATCGCCGAGATCGTCGGCCGTGACGGGGCCAAGAGCCCGTTTCACCGCATGTGCATCTCGATGATCACCCACCCCAAGTCGGACGAGGACACCTTTGCCGTCCTCAAGACCTGGACCGACCACGTCTCTCCCGACGACATCCCGGTTTCGATCCTCTCGAACCCCACGACCATGCAGCGCGCGGACGTCAAGAAGCTGCACGAGATGGGGTCGGACATCTTCACTGTCGCGCTCGATGCGGCGACGCCGGAAATCTTCGACCGCGTGCGCGGCAAGGGCGTGCAGAGCCCGCACAACTGGGCGAAGTACTGGGAAATCCTCGAGGATGCGCGCGACATCTTCGGGCCGAAGAAGTTCGGCGCGCACATCATCGTCGGCATGGGCGAAACCGAGAGCGAAATCCTGCATCTCGTCCAGAAGCTCGTCGACATGGGCGGTCACAGCCACATGTTCTGCTTCTTCCCCGAGAAGGGCAGCCTGATGGACCACCTGCCGGCGACCCCGCGCGACCAGTGGCGGCGGGTACAGCTTGCCCGCTACATGATCGACTATTGCGGCGTGCGCGTGGAGCAGATGAAGTTCGACGAGCATGGCCGCGTGGTCGACTTCGGCCTGCCTTCTGCCGAGGTCGACATGATCATCGACACCGGCATCGCCTTCCGCACCAGCGGTTGCCCGGGCAAGTTCGCCGAGGACATTTCCGCCTGCGACCGCCCCTATGGCGACAGCCCCGTCTCCGACATCGCCAGCTACCCCTTCCAGCCGGAAGGTGCGCACATGAAGAAGATCCGCACCCAGCTGGGCCGGGTCCGTCCGGGCGAGGAATACGAGCCCGGCGAAGAATTCGAGGAACTGTGA
- a CDS encoding radical SAM protein: MERLEAIEPLEDAEFDPSLVYAMEANAAKALSRPIRFSTPTFKEYQSDELKGCGKNSFPAFSITAGGCALNCDHCQKKILEPMIPATSPEMLEQKVRDLIMLQNLQGFLLSGGSNRRNEIRYERYLPVVEKLKNEFPHLRVAIHTALLDETLAKSMESAGVDTAMMDVIGAQETINQVYKLDRPVEDFEATLAALCATSMEVTPHIVVGLHYGQILGEANALDIIARHDVGSLVLVVIMPFYAKPGTFTTPSTSDVGRIFMEARRRLPDKPVLLGCARPPGMHKRVTDAYAVMAGLDGIAFPADGAVAVSQAIGRSFEQEHACCSIKLGQAGEKAIRVACAA, from the coding sequence ATGGAAAGACTGGAAGCGATCGAGCCGCTCGAGGATGCGGAGTTCGATCCCTCGCTCGTTTACGCGATGGAGGCCAATGCCGCCAAAGCGCTGTCCCGGCCGATCCGCTTCTCCACTCCGACCTTCAAGGAATACCAGAGCGACGAGCTCAAGGGCTGCGGCAAGAACAGCTTCCCCGCCTTCTCGATCACGGCGGGCGGCTGTGCGCTCAACTGCGACCATTGCCAGAAGAAGATCCTCGAGCCGATGATCCCCGCGACCAGTCCCGAGATGCTGGAACAGAAGGTCCGCGACCTCATCATGCTCCAGAACCTGCAAGGCTTCCTGCTGTCGGGCGGGTCCAACCGGCGCAACGAGATCCGCTACGAACGCTACCTACCGGTGGTCGAGAAGCTGAAGAACGAATTCCCGCACCTGCGGGTCGCCATCCACACCGCCCTGCTCGACGAAACGCTGGCCAAGAGCATGGAAAGCGCGGGCGTCGATACCGCGATGATGGACGTCATCGGGGCGCAGGAAACCATCAACCAGGTCTACAAGCTCGACCGCCCGGTCGAGGATTTCGAGGCCACGCTTGCCGCGCTGTGCGCGACCTCGATGGAGGTCACGCCGCATATCGTTGTCGGCCTGCACTATGGCCAGATTCTCGGCGAGGCGAACGCGCTCGATATCATTGCACGGCACGATGTCGGCTCGCTGGTGCTGGTGGTGATCATGCCGTTCTACGCCAAGCCGGGCACCTTCACGACGCCTTCAACTTCGGACGTCGGGCGCATCTTCATGGAAGCGCGGCGGCGCCTGCCCGACAAGCCGGTGCTGCTTGGCTGTGCCCGCCCGCCGGGCATGCACAAGCGTGTGACCGATGCCTATGCGGTCATGGCCGGCCTCGACGGCATCGCCTTCCCCGCCGACGGCGCGGTCGCGGTTTCGCAGGCGATCGGGCGCAGCTTCGAACAGGAACATGCCTGCTGCTCCATCAAGCTGGGGCAGGCCGGCGAAAAGGCGATCCGCGTCGCCTGCGCCGCATGA
- a CDS encoding OmpP1/FadL family transporter — MRMSISAQAKSCAALLALALGATSAHATEGYFSNGVGARSKGVAGAGVADSRDATAINLNPAGIAGLEHSEIDVAISLFNPNRDFVVTGGPGFLPDGKTDSNVDIFPIPNFAMAYKVGDAGTLGFSLSGNGGLNTNYSAVANPACASPPFPATNGVFCGGKSGVNLIQMFFAAAYAHDFGAVKVGVSPIFALQRFRGRGIMAFGGVSQDPAKLSDNGQSYSTGFGGRIGIEVEPAPGFRVGGAYQTKFNMSRFDEYAGLFEGQGSFDIPSSWQVGVAVDATPQLTLMADYRRINYSDVPAVHNPMTVQQPFGSDGGPGFGWDDVDAWKIGAEYRPDDRTAFRVGYSHNSQPISGGDVTVNVLAPGVVQNHFTAGASFGLGSSTDLEFAVMYAPNESVNGIEITPLGPNPGRDIKIEMNQLELTVGLKFKL; from the coding sequence ATGAGGATGTCCATTTCGGCGCAAGCGAAGAGCTGCGCTGCGCTTCTCGCACTGGCACTCGGAGCCACCTCGGCTCACGCGACCGAAGGCTATTTCTCCAACGGCGTGGGCGCGCGTAGCAAGGGGGTTGCCGGTGCCGGCGTAGCGGACTCCCGCGATGCGACGGCAATCAACCTCAATCCTGCAGGTATTGCCGGTCTCGAGCATAGCGAGATCGACGTCGCCATTTCACTGTTCAACCCGAACCGCGATTTCGTGGTCACCGGCGGGCCGGGATTCCTCCCCGACGGCAAGACCGACAGCAATGTGGACATCTTCCCCATCCCGAACTTCGCCATGGCCTACAAGGTCGGCGACGCGGGGACGCTGGGCTTTTCGCTGAGCGGCAATGGCGGCCTCAACACCAACTATAGCGCGGTTGCCAATCCGGCTTGCGCATCACCCCCGTTTCCGGCGACGAACGGCGTGTTCTGCGGCGGCAAGTCGGGTGTGAACCTCATCCAGATGTTCTTCGCTGCCGCCTATGCGCACGATTTCGGCGCGGTGAAGGTCGGTGTCTCGCCGATCTTCGCGCTCCAGCGTTTCCGCGGCCGTGGCATCATGGCGTTTGGCGGCGTGTCGCAGGATCCGGCGAAACTGTCCGACAACGGCCAGTCCTACTCCACCGGTTTCGGCGGGCGTATCGGCATCGAGGTCGAACCCGCCCCCGGCTTCCGCGTCGGCGGCGCGTACCAGACCAAGTTCAACATGAGCAGGTTCGACGAATATGCCGGACTGTTCGAAGGTCAGGGCAGCTTCGATATCCCGTCCAGCTGGCAGGTTGGCGTGGCAGTCGATGCGACGCCGCAGCTGACGCTGATGGCCGACTATCGCCGGATCAACTATTCCGACGTTCCTGCGGTGCATAATCCGATGACGGTGCAGCAACCGTTCGGTTCGGACGGCGGGCCCGGCTTCGGCTGGGACGATGTCGACGCCTGGAAGATCGGTGCCGAATACCGACCCGACGACCGGACCGCTTTCCGTGTCGGCTATTCGCACAATTCGCAGCCGATCTCCGGCGGCGACGTAACGGTCAACGTGCTCGCTCCGGGCGTGGTCCAGAACCACTTCACCGCTGGCGCCAGCTTCGGCCTCGGTTCGAGCACCGATCTCGAATTCGCGGTGATGTACGCGCCCAACGAAAGCGTGAACGGGATCGAGATCACCCCGCTCGGACCCAATCCCGGGCGAGACATCAAGATCGAGATGAACCAGCTCGAATTGACGGTGGGCCTCAAATTCAAGCTCTGA
- a CDS encoding lipoate--protein ligase family protein: MGAKFRVVDTGVRTGRENIALDKALIEARLAGDIGDTIRFIQFEPCALVGRHQDLAQELNLDACAARGVQTVRRMTGGGAIFMDGGQLGWALVCDKRVFGQVTLPDVTRLICEGIAAGLSKLGVDARFRPRNDIEIEGRKVSGTGGFFDGNILIFQGTVILDLDPAAMMAVLNVPQAKLEKRQLADAGARVTSLKAELGEMPSLNRVKMLLIEGLEETLGIETFAEELTEGEQTRANIAYAEEIGTQEFVEEICNPAREKDVLTGQNPARNLTAYVRVDGNQDSRIREVLFVGDVFVTPPRALLDLESHLRGTQLEDVERKTAEFFEGSGISMLGLEPRDFAAAVMDAACQPA, from the coding sequence ATGGGCGCGAAGTTCAGGGTCGTCGACACCGGGGTTCGCACGGGCCGCGAGAACATCGCTCTCGACAAGGCGCTGATCGAGGCGCGGCTGGCAGGCGACATCGGCGACACGATCCGCTTCATCCAGTTCGAACCCTGCGCGCTGGTCGGCCGTCACCAGGACCTGGCGCAGGAGCTCAACCTCGACGCGTGCGCCGCGCGCGGCGTGCAGACCGTTCGCAGGATGACCGGCGGCGGGGCGATCTTCATGGACGGCGGCCAGCTCGGCTGGGCGCTGGTTTGCGACAAGCGCGTGTTCGGGCAGGTCACCCTCCCCGATGTCACGAGGCTCATCTGCGAAGGCATTGCCGCAGGGCTGTCGAAGCTCGGTGTCGATGCCCGCTTCCGTCCGCGCAACGATATCGAGATCGAGGGACGCAAGGTTTCCGGCACCGGTGGCTTCTTCGACGGCAATATCCTCATCTTCCAGGGCACGGTCATCCTCGACCTCGACCCGGCTGCGATGATGGCGGTGCTGAACGTCCCGCAAGCGAAGCTGGAAAAGCGTCAGCTGGCCGATGCCGGCGCGCGCGTGACCTCGCTCAAGGCGGAATTGGGCGAGATGCCTTCGCTCAACAGGGTGAAGATGCTGCTCATCGAGGGGCTCGAGGAAACGCTCGGCATCGAGACTTTTGCCGAGGAACTGACCGAGGGCGAACAGACCCGCGCCAACATCGCCTATGCCGAGGAAATCGGGACGCAGGAGTTCGTCGAGGAAATCTGCAACCCTGCGCGCGAGAAGGACGTGCTCACCGGCCAGAATCCCGCGCGCAACCTGACCGCCTATGTGCGGGTCGACGGCAACCAGGACAGCCGCATCCGCGAGGTCCTGTTCGTCGGCGACGTCTTCGTCACCCCGCCCCGCGCCCTGCTCGACCTGGAATCGCACCTCCGCGGAACGCAGCTCGAAGATGTCGAGCGCAAGACCGCGGAATTCTTCGAGGGTTCGGGCATCTCCATGCTCGGGCTGGAACCGCGCGACTTCGCTGCCGCGGTGATGGACGCAGCCTGCCAGCCAGCGTGA
- a CDS encoding sulfurtransferase TusA family protein, with product MADATLDAKGLNCPLPILKAKKALKELGNGQTLEILATDPGSVKDFEAFSRTTGNKLLESGEDGGVYRFIIERVV from the coding sequence ATGGCCGACGCAACGCTCGACGCGAAGGGTCTCAATTGCCCGCTCCCCATCCTCAAGGCCAAGAAGGCGCTGAAGGAACTCGGCAACGGACAGACGCTCGAGATCCTCGCCACCGACCCGGGGTCGGTGAAGGACTTCGAGGCCTTCTCGCGCACGACCGGCAACAAGCTGCTCGAAAGCGGCGAGGACGGCGGCGTCTATCGCTTCATCATCGAACGGGTTGTGTGA
- a CDS encoding glycine cleavage system protein H → MPSVRGCNLPDDLLYDVDNHIWIKEEGDGNIRIGMTAVAVALAGELVAFTPKKPGKEIKAGRSCAIVESGKWVGPAKTQAGGEIVAVNEDLVAKPSLANEDPYANWMVILAPEDWDSVKGSLTPGSEVAGPYEAKMDEDGFAGCG, encoded by the coding sequence ATGCCAAGCGTACGCGGATGCAACCTGCCCGACGACCTGCTCTACGACGTCGACAACCACATCTGGATCAAGGAAGAAGGCGACGGCAACATCCGCATCGGGATGACCGCCGTGGCGGTCGCCCTAGCCGGCGAACTGGTCGCCTTCACGCCGAAGAAGCCGGGCAAGGAAATCAAGGCCGGGCGTTCCTGCGCGATCGTCGAAAGCGGCAAGTGGGTCGGTCCGGCCAAGACCCAGGCCGGCGGCGAAATCGTCGCCGTGAACGAAGACCTGGTGGCCAAACCAAGCCTTGCCAACGAGGATCCCTACGCGAACTGGATGGTCATTCTTGCGCCGGAGGACTGGGACAGCGTAAAGGGCAGTCTCACACCCGGTAGCGAAGTTGCCGGACCCTACGAAGCGAAGATGGATGAAGACGGGTTCGCCGGTTGCGGCTGA
- a CDS encoding 4Fe-4S dicluster domain-containing protein: MPIHEKSLIRPENLSTHDNLVIDGVDVSGDFSTFIRSRVVTDYNEDLQDEIAAMPGGEYIHRCWQCGSCTNSCTVNAENPDFNPRYWIYLIRMGMESELLRDKDIIWQCVSCNKCTSACPRDVVPEGVMKATAHWLEMKGHTPKSNSLIFDEIFTDQVVEYGRIEDGRVLMEFMKKTDQPLLQDWLVDLVKKLVSGLPLKALSKMGWSTLFHPKTSDWSKARDALREHIAEEKAKQHAALGMDPAE, encoded by the coding sequence ATGCCCATCCACGAAAAGAGCCTGATCCGCCCGGAAAACCTCTCGACCCACGACAATCTCGTGATCGACGGAGTGGACGTGTCGGGCGATTTCTCGACCTTCATCCGCAGCCGCGTGGTCACCGACTACAACGAGGATTTGCAGGACGAGATCGCCGCCATGCCGGGCGGCGAATACATCCACCGCTGCTGGCAATGCGGCTCCTGCACCAACAGCTGCACGGTCAATGCGGAGAACCCGGACTTCAACCCGCGCTACTGGATCTACCTCATCCGCATGGGGATGGAGAGCGAGCTGCTGCGCGACAAGGACATCATCTGGCAGTGCGTCAGCTGCAACAAGTGCACCAGCGCCTGCCCGCGCGACGTCGTGCCCGAAGGGGTGATGAAGGCGACCGCGCACTGGCTCGAGATGAAGGGGCACACGCCGAAGTCGAACTCACTGATCTTTGACGAGATATTCACCGACCAGGTGGTCGAATATGGCCGTATCGAGGACGGCCGGGTTCTCATGGAATTCATGAAGAAGACCGACCAGCCGCTGCTGCAGGACTGGCTGGTCGATCTCGTCAAGAAGCTGGTCAGCGGCCTGCCGCTCAAGGCGCTCAGCAAGATGGGCTGGTCGACGCTGTTCCACCCCAAGACTTCAGACTGGTCGAAGGCGCGCGATGCCCTTCGCGAACACATTGCCGAAGAAAAGGCCAAGCAGCACGCAGCGCTGGGCATGGACCCGGCCGAGTAG